The proteins below are encoded in one region of Peromyscus eremicus chromosome 10, PerEre_H2_v1, whole genome shotgun sequence:
- the Ap1b1 gene encoding AP-1 complex subunit beta-1 isoform X2, with translation MTDSKYFTTTKKGEIFELKAELNSDKKEKKKEAVKKVIASMTVGKDVSALFPDVVNCMQTDNLELKKLVYLYLMNYAKSQPDMAIMAVNTFVKDCEDPNPLIRALAVRTMGCIRVDKITEYLCEPLRKCLKDEDPYVRKTAAVCVAKLHDINAQLVEDQGFLDTLKDLISDSNPMVVANAVAALSEIAESHPSSNLLDLNPQSINKLLTALNECTEWGQIFILDCLANYMPKDDREAQSICERVTPRLSHANSAVVLSAVKVLMKFMEMLSKDLDYYGTLLKKLAPPLVTLLSAEPELQYVALRNINLIVQKRPEILKHEMKVFFVKYNDPIYVKLEKLDIMIRLASQANIAQVLAELKEYATEVDVDFVRKAVRAIGRCAIKVEQSAERCVSTLLDLIQTKVNYVVQEAIVVIKDIFRKYPNKYESVIATLCENLDSLDEPEARAAMIWIVGEYAERIDNADELLESFLEGFHDESTQVQLQLLTAIVKLFLKKPTETQELVQQVLSLATQDSDNPDLRDRGYIYWRLLSTDPVAAKEVVLAEKPLISEETDLIEPTLLDELICYIGTLASVYHKPPSAFVEGGRGVVHKSLPPRTASSESTESPETAPPGAASGDQPDVIPAQGDLLGDLLNLDLGPPVSGPPLAASSVQMGAVDLLGGGLDSLIGDTNFGAPPAVTAAAAAAPAARLGAPLSSGLSDLFDLTSGVGTLSGSYVAPKAVWLPAMKAKGLEISGTFTRQVGSISMDLQLTNKALQVMTDFAIQFNRNSFGLAPAAPLQVHAPLSPNQTVELSLPLSTVGSVMKMEPLNNLQVAVKNNIDVFYFSTLYPLHVLFVEDGKMDRQMFLATWKDIPNENEAQFQIRDCPLSTEAASNKLQSSNIFTVAKRNVEGQDMLYQSLKLTNGIWVLAELRIQPGNPSFTLSLKCRAPEVSQHVYQAYETILKN, from the exons GGGAGATCTTCGAGCTGAAAGCAGAGCTTAACAGTgacaagaaggagaagaagaaggaggcagTAAAGAAAGTGATTGCATCAATGACTGTGGGCAAAGATGTCAG CGCCCTTTTCCCTGACGTGGTGAACTGCATGCAGACAGACAACTTGGAGCTAAAGAAGCTGGTGTACCTGTACTTGATGAACTATGCCAAGAGTCAGCCTGATATGGCCATCATGGCTGTCAACACCTTTGTGAAG GACTGTGAGGACCCCAACCCCCTCATCCGGGCCCTGGCTGTGAGGACCATGGGCTGCATCCGAGTTGACAAGATCACAGAGTACTTGTGTGAACCGCTCCGAAAGTGCCTAAAGGATGAAGATCCATATGTGCGCAAGACAGCAGCTGTGTGTGTAGCCAAGCTCCATGACATCAATGCCCAGCTGGTAGAAGACCAGGGTTTCCTGGACACACTTAAAGACCTCATCTCTGACTCTAACCCCATG GTGGTGGCAAACGCAGTGGCTGCCCTCTCAGAGATCGCTGAGTCTCATCCCAGTAGCAACCTGCTTGACTTGAACCCACAGTCCATCAACAAGCTGCTGACAGCCCTTAATGAGTGCACTGAGTGGGGCCAGATCTTCATTCTGGACTGTCTGGCCAACTACATGCCCAAGGATGACCGTGAGGCCCAGAG CATCTGTGAGCGGGTCACTCCCAGGCTCTCCCATGCCAACTCTGCTGTGGTACTGTCCGCTGTGAAGGTGTTGATGAAGTTCATGGAGATGTTGTCCAAGGACCTGGACTACTACGGCACACTGCTCAAGAAGCTAGCACCTCCCCTGGTCACACTGCTGTCAGCAGAGCCAGAGCTGCAGTATGTGGCTCTGCGCAACATCAACCTCATCGTGCAGAAAAG GCCAGAAATCTTGAAGCATGAAATGAAGGTGTTCTTTGTGAAGTACAATGACCCCATCTATGTGAAGCTCGAGAAACTGGACATTATGATCCGCCTGGCCTCCCAGGCCAACATCGCCCAG GTCTTGGCAGAACTCAAAGAGTACGCTACCGAAGTCGATGTGGATTTCGTTCGGAAGGCAGTGCGGGCCATCGGTCGCTGTGCCATCAAGGTGGAG CAATCTGCAGAGCGCTGTGTGAGCACATTGCTTGATCTCATCCAGACCAAGGTCAACTATGTGGTCCAGGAAGCCATTGTGGTCATTAAGGACATCTTCCGCAAGTACCCCAACAA GTATGAGAGTGTGATAGCCACACTGTGCGAGAACCTAGACTCGCTGGATGAGCCTGAGGCCCGAGCTGCTATGATCTGGATAGTGGGCGAGTATGCTGAGCGGATTGACAATGCCGACGAGCTGCTGGAGAGCTTCCTTGAAGGTTTCCATGACGAGAGCACCCAG GTCCAGCTACAGCTACTGACGGCCATTGTGAAGCTCTTCCTGAAGAAGCCAACAGAGACTCAGGAGCTGGTGCAGCAGGTCCTCAGTCTGGCCACTCAG GACTCAGACAACCCAGACCTTCGGGACCGTGGCTACATCTACTGGCGCCTGCTCTCCACCGACCCTGTAGCTGCCAAAGAGGTGGTGCTGGCGGAGAAGCCCCTCATCTCAGAGGAGACAGACCTTATTGAACCTACACTACTAGATGAGCTCATCTGCTACATTGGCACACTGGCTTCTGTCTACCACAAGCCACCCAGCGCCTTTGTGGAGGGTGGCCGAGGAGTGGTGCATAAGAGTCTGCCACCCCGCACTGCCTC GAGCGAGAGCACAGAGAGCCCTGAGACAGCCCCTCCTGGAGCGGCCTCTGGTGATCAGCCTGATGTCATCCCTGCCCAGGGCGACCTGTTAGGTGACCTCCTCAATCTGGACCTTGGGCCTCCAGTGAGTGGCCCACCTTTGGCTGCCTCCTCAGTGCAGATGGGAGCTGTGGACCTTCTTGGTGGTGGCCTCGACAGCCTG ATTGGAGACACCAACTTTGGGGCACCTccagcagtgacagcagcagcagcagcagcaccagcagccAGACTTGGAGCACCCCTCAGCAGTGGCTTAAGTGACCTCTTTGACCTGACCAGTGGCGTGGGCACCCTTTCAGGATCCTATGTAGCTCCTAAAGCA GTCTGGCTCCCTGCCATGAAAGCCAAGGGCCTGGAGATCTCTGGCACCTTCACCCGCCAGGTGGGCTCCATCTCCATGGACCTGCAGCTGACTAACAAAGCCCTGCAGGTCATGACAGATTTTGCCATCCAGTTCAATCGTAACAG CTTTGGCTTGGCCCCTGCTGCACCACTCCAGGTGCACGCGCCGCTCAGTCCCAACCAGACTGTGGAGCTCTCCCTGCCTCTCAGCACCGTGGGCTCAGTCATGAAGATGGAGCCTCTGAACAATCTTCAG GTGGCTGTGAAGAACAACATTGATGTCTTCTACTTCAGCACCTTGTACCCACTGCACGTCCTCTTTGTGGAGGATGGGAAGATGG ACCGGCAGATGTTCTTGGCCACATGGAAAGACATTCCCAACGAGAATGAAGCCCAGTTCCAGATCAGAGACTGCCCACTCAGCACAG AGGCTGCCAGCAACAAGCTGCAAAGCAGTAACATCTTCACCGTTGCCAAGAGGAATGTGGAGGGCCAGGACATGCTCTACCAGTCTCTGAAGTTGACCAACGGCATCTGGGTGCTGGCAGAGCTGCGGATCCAGCCAGGCAACCCCAGCTTCACG CTGTCCCTGAAGTGTCGAGCACCAGAGGTGTCCCAGCATGTATACCAGGCCTACGAGACTATCCTCAAGAACTGA
- the Ap1b1 gene encoding AP-1 complex subunit beta-1 isoform X1, with protein sequence MTDSKYFTTTKKGEIFELKAELNSDKKEKKKEAVKKVIASMTVGKDVSALFPDVVNCMQTDNLELKKLVYLYLMNYAKSQPDMAIMAVNTFVKDCEDPNPLIRALAVRTMGCIRVDKITEYLCEPLRKCLKDEDPYVRKTAAVCVAKLHDINAQLVEDQGFLDTLKDLISDSNPMVVANAVAALSEIAESHPSSNLLDLNPQSINKLLTALNECTEWGQIFILDCLANYMPKDDREAQSICERVTPRLSHANSAVVLSAVKVLMKFMEMLSKDLDYYGTLLKKLAPPLVTLLSAEPELQYVALRNINLIVQKRPEILKHEMKVFFVKYNDPIYVKLEKLDIMIRLASQANIAQVLAELKEYATEVDVDFVRKAVRAIGRCAIKVEQSAERCVSTLLDLIQTKVNYVVQEAIVVIKDIFRKYPNKYESVIATLCENLDSLDEPEARAAMIWIVGEYAERIDNADELLESFLEGFHDESTQVQLQLLTAIVKLFLKKPTETQELVQQVLSLATQDSDNPDLRDRGYIYWRLLSTDPVAAKEVVLAEKPLISEETDLIEPTLLDELICYIGTLASVYHKPPSAFVEGGRGVVHKSLPPRTASSESTESPETAPPGAASGDQPDVIPAQGDLLGDLLNLDLGPPVSGPPLAASSVQMGAVDLLGGGLDSLMGDEPEGIGDTNFGAPPAVTAAAAAAPAARLGAPLSSGLSDLFDLTSGVGTLSGSYVAPKAVWLPAMKAKGLEISGTFTRQVGSISMDLQLTNKALQVMTDFAIQFNRNSFGLAPAAPLQVHAPLSPNQTVELSLPLSTVGSVMKMEPLNNLQVAVKNNIDVFYFSTLYPLHVLFVEDGKMDRQMFLATWKDIPNENEAQFQIRDCPLSTEAASNKLQSSNIFTVAKRNVEGQDMLYQSLKLTNGIWVLAELRIQPGNPSFTLSLKCRAPEVSQHVYQAYETILKN encoded by the exons GGGAGATCTTCGAGCTGAAAGCAGAGCTTAACAGTgacaagaaggagaagaagaaggaggcagTAAAGAAAGTGATTGCATCAATGACTGTGGGCAAAGATGTCAG CGCCCTTTTCCCTGACGTGGTGAACTGCATGCAGACAGACAACTTGGAGCTAAAGAAGCTGGTGTACCTGTACTTGATGAACTATGCCAAGAGTCAGCCTGATATGGCCATCATGGCTGTCAACACCTTTGTGAAG GACTGTGAGGACCCCAACCCCCTCATCCGGGCCCTGGCTGTGAGGACCATGGGCTGCATCCGAGTTGACAAGATCACAGAGTACTTGTGTGAACCGCTCCGAAAGTGCCTAAAGGATGAAGATCCATATGTGCGCAAGACAGCAGCTGTGTGTGTAGCCAAGCTCCATGACATCAATGCCCAGCTGGTAGAAGACCAGGGTTTCCTGGACACACTTAAAGACCTCATCTCTGACTCTAACCCCATG GTGGTGGCAAACGCAGTGGCTGCCCTCTCAGAGATCGCTGAGTCTCATCCCAGTAGCAACCTGCTTGACTTGAACCCACAGTCCATCAACAAGCTGCTGACAGCCCTTAATGAGTGCACTGAGTGGGGCCAGATCTTCATTCTGGACTGTCTGGCCAACTACATGCCCAAGGATGACCGTGAGGCCCAGAG CATCTGTGAGCGGGTCACTCCCAGGCTCTCCCATGCCAACTCTGCTGTGGTACTGTCCGCTGTGAAGGTGTTGATGAAGTTCATGGAGATGTTGTCCAAGGACCTGGACTACTACGGCACACTGCTCAAGAAGCTAGCACCTCCCCTGGTCACACTGCTGTCAGCAGAGCCAGAGCTGCAGTATGTGGCTCTGCGCAACATCAACCTCATCGTGCAGAAAAG GCCAGAAATCTTGAAGCATGAAATGAAGGTGTTCTTTGTGAAGTACAATGACCCCATCTATGTGAAGCTCGAGAAACTGGACATTATGATCCGCCTGGCCTCCCAGGCCAACATCGCCCAG GTCTTGGCAGAACTCAAAGAGTACGCTACCGAAGTCGATGTGGATTTCGTTCGGAAGGCAGTGCGGGCCATCGGTCGCTGTGCCATCAAGGTGGAG CAATCTGCAGAGCGCTGTGTGAGCACATTGCTTGATCTCATCCAGACCAAGGTCAACTATGTGGTCCAGGAAGCCATTGTGGTCATTAAGGACATCTTCCGCAAGTACCCCAACAA GTATGAGAGTGTGATAGCCACACTGTGCGAGAACCTAGACTCGCTGGATGAGCCTGAGGCCCGAGCTGCTATGATCTGGATAGTGGGCGAGTATGCTGAGCGGATTGACAATGCCGACGAGCTGCTGGAGAGCTTCCTTGAAGGTTTCCATGACGAGAGCACCCAG GTCCAGCTACAGCTACTGACGGCCATTGTGAAGCTCTTCCTGAAGAAGCCAACAGAGACTCAGGAGCTGGTGCAGCAGGTCCTCAGTCTGGCCACTCAG GACTCAGACAACCCAGACCTTCGGGACCGTGGCTACATCTACTGGCGCCTGCTCTCCACCGACCCTGTAGCTGCCAAAGAGGTGGTGCTGGCGGAGAAGCCCCTCATCTCAGAGGAGACAGACCTTATTGAACCTACACTACTAGATGAGCTCATCTGCTACATTGGCACACTGGCTTCTGTCTACCACAAGCCACCCAGCGCCTTTGTGGAGGGTGGCCGAGGAGTGGTGCATAAGAGTCTGCCACCCCGCACTGCCTC GAGCGAGAGCACAGAGAGCCCTGAGACAGCCCCTCCTGGAGCGGCCTCTGGTGATCAGCCTGATGTCATCCCTGCCCAGGGCGACCTGTTAGGTGACCTCCTCAATCTGGACCTTGGGCCTCCAGTGAGTGGCCCACCTTTGGCTGCCTCCTCAGTGCAGATGGGAGCTGTGGACCTTCTTGGTGGTGGCCTCGACAGCCTG ATGGGGGATGAGCCTGAAGGG ATTGGAGACACCAACTTTGGGGCACCTccagcagtgacagcagcagcagcagcagcaccagcagccAGACTTGGAGCACCCCTCAGCAGTGGCTTAAGTGACCTCTTTGACCTGACCAGTGGCGTGGGCACCCTTTCAGGATCCTATGTAGCTCCTAAAGCA GTCTGGCTCCCTGCCATGAAAGCCAAGGGCCTGGAGATCTCTGGCACCTTCACCCGCCAGGTGGGCTCCATCTCCATGGACCTGCAGCTGACTAACAAAGCCCTGCAGGTCATGACAGATTTTGCCATCCAGTTCAATCGTAACAG CTTTGGCTTGGCCCCTGCTGCACCACTCCAGGTGCACGCGCCGCTCAGTCCCAACCAGACTGTGGAGCTCTCCCTGCCTCTCAGCACCGTGGGCTCAGTCATGAAGATGGAGCCTCTGAACAATCTTCAG GTGGCTGTGAAGAACAACATTGATGTCTTCTACTTCAGCACCTTGTACCCACTGCACGTCCTCTTTGTGGAGGATGGGAAGATGG ACCGGCAGATGTTCTTGGCCACATGGAAAGACATTCCCAACGAGAATGAAGCCCAGTTCCAGATCAGAGACTGCCCACTCAGCACAG AGGCTGCCAGCAACAAGCTGCAAAGCAGTAACATCTTCACCGTTGCCAAGAGGAATGTGGAGGGCCAGGACATGCTCTACCAGTCTCTGAAGTTGACCAACGGCATCTGGGTGCTGGCAGAGCTGCGGATCCAGCCAGGCAACCCCAGCTTCACG CTGTCCCTGAAGTGTCGAGCACCAGAGGTGTCCCAGCATGTATACCAGGCCTACGAGACTATCCTCAAGAACTGA